The following coding sequences are from one Candidatus Thermoplasmatota archaeon window:
- a CDS encoding SDR family oxidoreductase, translating to MTKKPRNVLVTGGSSGIGRSTVERFARAGDRVWFTYRTGADRAKALVSELHGADVAAFAFDQGDKASHDALLAALPGDVDVLVNNAGLGTKTVEGYVAGAAEQDAALLHVNAVGPLWLAQALVPGMVERGYGKVVNVASVDGGVTQFPGFRIADGMSKAALAFMTRQLAAELAHDPVDVFAVCPGATETSMFEASTLKRLSVDERRAFEAALPRGRLIQPDEIADLVFWLCGDEARVLHGAVLDASLGLGVHPGLMTGRRKA from the coding sequence ATGACGAAGAAGCCGCGCAACGTGCTCGTGACCGGAGGATCGAGCGGCATCGGACGCTCGACCGTCGAGCGCTTCGCCCGCGCGGGCGACCGCGTGTGGTTCACGTATCGCACGGGCGCCGACCGCGCGAAGGCCCTCGTGTCCGAACTCCACGGCGCGGACGTGGCGGCGTTCGCGTTCGACCAGGGCGACAAGGCGAGCCACGACGCGCTGCTCGCGGCGCTTCCGGGCGACGTCGACGTCCTCGTCAACAACGCCGGCCTCGGCACGAAGACCGTCGAGGGGTACGTCGCGGGCGCAGCCGAGCAGGACGCGGCGCTCCTGCACGTCAACGCCGTCGGGCCGCTCTGGCTCGCGCAGGCGCTCGTTCCCGGGATGGTCGAGCGCGGCTACGGAAAAGTGGTGAACGTCGCCTCCGTGGACGGCGGCGTCACGCAGTTCCCGGGCTTCCGAATCGCGGACGGCATGAGCAAGGCCGCGCTCGCGTTCATGACGCGACAGCTCGCGGCGGAGCTCGCGCACGACCCGGTCGACGTCTTCGCGGTCTGCCCCGGCGCGACCGAGACGAGCATGTTCGAGGCGAGCACGCTCAAGCGCCTTTCGGTTGACGAGCGCCGCGCGTTCGAGGCGGCGCTCCCGCGAGGTCGTCTCATCCAGCCCGACGAGATCGCGGACCTTGTCTTCTGGCTCTGCGGCGACGAGGCGCGCGTGCTGCACGGCGCCGTGCTCGACGCGAGCCTGGGCCTCGGCGTGCATCCGGGCCTCATGACCGGGAGGCGCAAAGCGTGA
- a CDS encoding helix-turn-helix domain-containing protein, which yields MARPRTASDARILEATRRAVARVGPYRMTLADVEREAGITASAIVQRFGSKRALLLRLVADGAAQAGSALAPKRGEAPLDVLVDGLAREASFATPESIAGSLAFLGLDVADDAFRKHALAFLAARGEAVRALLRRARRRGDLARVEIDALARSVEVAYHGSLIRWALAREGPASDEVRRDIEAVLAPHRRVKGTAGGRGVHGRARPRDVRSSGNR from the coding sequence ATGGCCCGCCCCCGCACGGCGTCGGACGCCCGCATCCTTGAAGCGACCCGGCGCGCCGTGGCGCGCGTCGGCCCGTATCGCATGACGCTCGCGGACGTTGAACGCGAAGCCGGCATCACGGCGAGCGCCATCGTCCAGCGGTTCGGCTCGAAGCGGGCGCTTCTCCTGCGGCTCGTCGCGGACGGCGCCGCGCAGGCGGGAAGCGCGCTCGCGCCGAAGCGCGGCGAGGCGCCGCTCGACGTCCTCGTCGACGGCCTCGCGCGAGAGGCATCCTTCGCGACACCCGAATCCATCGCGGGCAGCCTCGCGTTTCTCGGGCTCGACGTCGCGGATGACGCGTTCAGGAAGCACGCGCTCGCCTTCCTCGCGGCGCGCGGCGAGGCCGTGCGCGCGCTTCTGCGACGCGCCCGGCGGCGCGGCGACCTCGCGCGCGTCGAGATTGATGCGCTCGCCCGCAGCGTCGAGGTGGCCTACCACGGATCGCTCATCCGATGGGCGCTCGCGCGGGAGGGACCGGCGAGCGATGAAGTGCGCCGGGATATCGAGGCGGTGCTCGCGCCGCATCGGCGGGTCAAGGGAACCGCGGGGGGACGCGGCGTTCATGGACGAGCGCGGCCTCGAGACGTTCGGTCGTCCGGAAACCGGTGA
- a CDS encoding SDR family oxidoreductase — translation MNLKGKVALVAGATRGAGRGIAAMLGEAGATVWCTGRSVAGASATPGRPETLEETAALVESKGGDAFVARVDHTREDDVRRLFERVRAESGGLDILVNDIWGGDARTAWGTPFWKLDPADAEAMIRSGLLTHLVTARHGVPLLRERGKGLVVELTDGDGGNYRGHLYYDLVKMAVARLAFGMSEELRASNVAAVAVTPGFMRSEAVLDHFGVTESTWRDGVAKDANFAHSETPFFVGRAVAALAADPRVMEKTGRVFASWTLSDEYGFTDVDGRRPHWGRHFATAYPGATRPLDDGYYAYWRGYEAMASVFGSGT, via the coding sequence ATGAACCTCAAGGGCAAGGTGGCGCTCGTCGCGGGCGCGACGCGCGGCGCGGGCCGCGGCATCGCGGCCATGCTCGGCGAAGCCGGCGCGACGGTGTGGTGCACCGGCCGGAGCGTCGCGGGCGCGTCCGCGACACCGGGTCGCCCCGAGACGCTCGAGGAGACGGCGGCCCTCGTCGAATCGAAGGGAGGCGACGCCTTCGTCGCCCGCGTGGACCACACGAGGGAGGACGACGTGCGGCGCCTCTTCGAGCGCGTGCGCGCGGAAAGCGGCGGCCTCGACATCCTCGTGAACGACATCTGGGGCGGCGACGCGCGGACGGCGTGGGGCACGCCGTTCTGGAAACTCGATCCGGCGGACGCCGAGGCGATGATCCGGAGCGGTCTCCTCACGCATCTCGTCACCGCGCGCCACGGCGTGCCGCTGCTACGTGAGCGCGGAAAGGGGCTCGTCGTGGAGCTGACGGACGGCGACGGCGGCAACTACCGCGGCCACCTCTACTACGATCTCGTGAAGATGGCCGTCGCGCGCCTCGCCTTCGGGATGTCGGAGGAGCTACGCGCGTCGAACGTCGCGGCGGTCGCCGTGACGCCGGGATTCATGCGAAGCGAGGCCGTGCTCGACCACTTCGGGGTGACGGAGTCGACGTGGAGGGATGGCGTCGCGAAGGACGCCAACTTCGCGCATTCGGAGACGCCGTTCTTCGTCGGCCGCGCGGTGGCCGCGCTCGCGGCGGACCCGCGGGTCATGGAGAAGACCGGCCGCGTGTTCGCGTCGTGGACGCTTTCGGACGAGTACGGCTTCACGGACGTGGACGGGCGGCGTCCGCACTGGGGCCGTCACTTCGCGACCGCGTATCCGGGCGCGACGCGGCCGCTCGACGACGGATACTACGCCTATTGGCGCGGCTACGAGGCGATGGCCTCGGTGTTCGGTTCGGGGACGTGA
- a CDS encoding tryptophan 2,3-dioxygenase family protein, translated as MPGQPHAALTYGSYLKLDELLSLQEPRSDGPEHDEMLFIVIHQVYELWFKQVLHEMDALQRAFEKSDVPGALAGLNRVRTILKTLVSQVDILETMTPVSFSSFRSRLDAASGFQSAQFRELEMILGRRHRHVYAHMPEGSARDRLEARHASPTLWDAFLKLLASQGHDVPAEVLARDVREPYEPNAAVQETLVAIYRKDFGLMQLCERMVDIDEGLQEWRYRHVKMVERTIGTKTGTGGSAGAEYLKQTIFKPHFPDLWAIRASL; from the coding sequence ATGCCCGGCCAACCGCACGCGGCCCTCACGTACGGATCGTACCTGAAGCTCGACGAGCTGCTCTCGCTCCAGGAACCGCGGAGCGACGGCCCCGAGCACGACGAGATGCTCTTCATCGTCATTCACCAGGTGTACGAGCTGTGGTTCAAGCAGGTCCTCCACGAGATGGACGCCCTGCAGCGCGCGTTCGAGAAGAGCGACGTGCCGGGCGCGCTCGCGGGGCTCAACCGCGTGCGCACCATCCTGAAGACGCTCGTGAGCCAGGTGGACATCCTCGAGACCATGACGCCCGTCTCGTTCTCCTCATTCCGATCCCGCCTCGACGCCGCGAGCGGCTTCCAGTCGGCGCAGTTCCGCGAGCTGGAGATGATCCTCGGCCGCCGCCACCGCCACGTCTACGCGCACATGCCCGAGGGCTCCGCGCGCGACCGGCTCGAGGCGCGGCACGCGTCGCCGACGCTCTGGGACGCGTTCCTCAAGCTCCTCGCCTCGCAGGGCCACGACGTGCCCGCCGAGGTGCTCGCGCGGGACGTGCGCGAGCCGTACGAGCCGAACGCGGCCGTGCAGGAGACGCTCGTCGCCATCTACCGCAAGGACTTCGGGCTCATGCAGCTCTGCGAGCGGATGGTCGACATCGACGAGGGCCTGCAGGAGTGGCGCTACCGACACGTGAAGATGGTCGAGCGGACCATCGGGACGAAGACCGGCACGGGCGGGTCCGCGGGCGCCGAATACCTGAAGCAGACGATCTTCAAGCCGCACTTCCCCGACCTCTGGGCCATCCGCGCCTCGCTTTGA
- a CDS encoding aminotransferase class I/II-fold pyridoxal phosphate-dependent enzyme translates to MISKRSERLLGERPPLVKAHFEAVADPYHPSANPEGYVNFGAAENRLLWDLEEPILNAPRGLEPRDVHYRELYGTPEARAAVARFLGRTTGVAVDAEDIVLMSGASAILDTLAATLADAGEAIAIPTPYYPGFDHDLTARADVQIAPVPLSSADGYMLTPERVDKAIARAESSGRRVRAVLVNTPHNPLGRVYPPGLVGGLIDLVARREIHLVVDEIYANSVYGGDPFASALALAHREPGRVHLVYGLAKDFGLSGLKVGVLHTRNPQVRAAMREHAYLAPVSTDTQALVARLLADDAWTTRLVETSRERLRKAYETTTDALAAHGIPFLPATAGLFVWIDLRGALAAPTLEAEKTLWRALFERGRVNVSPGHVFHESEPGWFRLCFADDPSVVAEGVRRIARIARERGA, encoded by the coding sequence GTGATCTCGAAGCGCTCGGAGCGACTCCTCGGCGAGCGGCCGCCGCTCGTGAAGGCCCACTTCGAGGCCGTCGCCGACCCGTATCACCCGAGCGCGAATCCCGAAGGCTACGTGAATTTCGGCGCCGCCGAGAACAGGCTGCTCTGGGACCTCGAGGAGCCGATCCTGAACGCGCCTCGCGGTCTCGAGCCGCGCGACGTCCACTACCGCGAGCTCTACGGCACGCCCGAGGCCCGCGCGGCGGTCGCGCGTTTTCTCGGTCGCACGACCGGCGTCGCGGTCGACGCGGAGGACATCGTCCTCATGTCCGGCGCGAGCGCGATCCTCGACACGCTGGCCGCGACCCTCGCGGACGCGGGGGAGGCGATCGCGATTCCGACGCCGTACTATCCCGGCTTCGACCACGACCTCACGGCGCGCGCGGACGTGCAGATCGCGCCCGTTCCGCTTTCGAGCGCCGATGGCTACATGCTCACCCCCGAGCGCGTCGACAAGGCGATCGCGCGCGCCGAATCGAGCGGGCGCCGCGTCCGCGCCGTGCTCGTCAACACGCCGCACAACCCCCTGGGCCGCGTCTACCCGCCGGGCCTCGTGGGCGGCCTCATCGACCTCGTGGCGCGGCGCGAGATCCATCTTGTCGTGGACGAGATCTACGCCAACTCCGTGTACGGCGGCGACCCGTTCGCGAGCGCGCTCGCGCTCGCGCACCGGGAACCGGGCCGCGTGCACCTCGTGTACGGTCTCGCGAAGGATTTCGGGCTTTCGGGCCTCAAGGTGGGCGTGCTCCACACGCGCAACCCCCAGGTGCGCGCGGCGATGCGCGAGCACGCCTACCTCGCGCCCGTCTCGACCGACACACAGGCCCTCGTCGCAAGGCTCCTTGCGGACGACGCGTGGACGACGCGTCTCGTGGAGACGAGCCGCGAGCGCCTCCGGAAGGCCTACGAAACGACGACCGACGCGCTCGCCGCGCACGGCATTCCGTTCCTGCCAGCGACCGCCGGACTCTTCGTCTGGATCGACCTCCGCGGCGCCCTCGCCGCGCCGACGCTCGAAGCGGAGAAGACACTCTGGCGCGCGCTCTTCGAGCGCGGCCGCGTGAACGTGTCCCCGGGGCACGTCTTCCACGAGTCCGAGCCCGGTTGGTTCAGGCTTTGCTTCGCCGACGACCCCTCGGTCGTCGCGGAGGGCGTGCGGCGCATCGCCCGCATCGCGCGCGAGCGCGGCGCTTAG
- a CDS encoding winged helix-turn-helix transcriptional regulator → MPRRAPAIGSVWLALSVILTAFVRWPNGRKLSGRARKIIEHVREHPGCNLSELRRAVPMAWGTLYHHLRRMASAGFVKTLRHRRSLLVFPPHVQPSAPTPRPAAAALASRGARVLAELILATPHRTIPELAALSGLTPRMVYIHLRRFEDCGFIVLPSPRRFTGFRTTERLEAALVHERRVPPRFP, encoded by the coding sequence ATGCCTCGCCGGGCCCCGGCCATCGGTTCCGTCTGGCTCGCGCTGAGCGTCATCCTGACCGCTTTCGTGCGATGGCCCAATGGACGGAAACTGTCCGGTCGCGCCCGGAAGATCATCGAGCACGTGCGCGAGCACCCCGGCTGCAACCTGTCCGAGCTCAGGCGAGCCGTGCCGATGGCCTGGGGAACCCTCTACCATCATCTCCGGCGCATGGCGTCCGCGGGGTTCGTGAAGACGCTGCGGCATCGGCGGTCCCTCCTCGTCTTCCCGCCCCACGTCCAGCCCTCGGCCCCCACCCCCCGTCCCGCGGCGGCGGCGCTCGCGAGCCGCGGGGCCCGGGTCCTCGCCGAGCTCATCCTCGCGACCCCGCACCGGACGATCCCGGAGCTCGCCGCCCTCTCCGGCCTCACCCCGCGGATGGTCTACATCCATCTCCGCCGGTTCGAGGACTGCGGATTCATCGTCCTCCCCTCGCCGCGACGATTCACCGGTTTCCGGACGACCGAACGTCTCGAGGCCGCGCTCGTCCATGAACGCCGCGTCCCCCCGCGGTTCCCTTGA